In the genome of Luteitalea pratensis, the window AAGTGCGCGAAGCCCTGCGCGACGCGGACGCGCTCGTTCGCGTCGCGGGACTACGGCTCGTCGTGGATTGGACGATCGGGCAGCTGGAGTTCGATGTGGACGAAACGGACTCGTTCGGCGGTCTTGGTGTTCCTGCGCTTCGGACGGTGACGCTGGACGACTTCAGTACCCAGATTGCGGCCCTCATGAACGACACCGAGCCAGGTATCCAGGGCGTTGCGATGGAGTTGTTCTCCAAAGCCGACCTGATGCGCCAGCTTGGCCCAAGGTTGCAAAGCGCCGAGCTGGGGCCTTCGGTCGACATGCCAACGTTGTCGCCGCCCGTCGTGGCGCGCTTGTCCAGCGTGCCGGCCACGGCCGATGCCTTCGTGCGACAGGTGGCGGCGCGCACGCTGCTGCGCTACGCGCCGGTCGATGCGGCACACATCACCAGAGTGATCGAGGGATTGACGTCCGCTCAGGCGGAGATCGCTGAGGAAGCCGCCAGCAGCATCCAGCGCCTCGGGTCCCACCAGCGGCTGTTGACATCATTCATGAGCCGCATCGGACGCCTCGCGCCGTCCGCGAGACATCAGGCCGTGCAAGGCGTGGCGACTCTTCTGCTGATAGACGACGGTCGCGATCGTCTCGAAGCGTGGGCCAAGGACGAGGGCACGTCGCCTCTTGCCCGTGATCTGCGTGCCTTGCTCGACGAGTTGCCCGGGGGGCGGTGAGACCCGAGGCCAGCCTGGCCGCGATGAGACTGTTGATCAGCGTCACTGCGTCCATGTAGCGGCGCACAAACTCGTCGAGCACCACTATCGCGGCAATGATCGTACGCAGGCGAGGGCGCGTCGCGTGCGATGCATCAGCTCAATCGTAGCGCCCCCAGGCCCAACAGCCGCGCCCGACGGCGATGCTCAGGATCCGGCATGCAACCGCTTCAGCAGTTCTTGCTGTAAGGCGAGTCATGCTCACGGCGCCCAGTAGCAGACTCAAGTGCGACGACATCGGGCCGATTGACAGTCGATGAGCGTCGCTGCATACCTGGTCGGCTTCCTCCTCATGGGCGCCATCGGGGCCATGGAGCTTCTTGGCGTGGTCGACCGCCCGGTGGACTCCGTTACATGCAGTGGCCTCGGTTCGTTGCGTCTCGGGATGACCGAGCCCGAGGTGCTCAGCGTGATCGGTCACCCGGTTCATGAGCATCCCACGGATCCCGGTGCCGACTGGAACCTTCCAAGAGCGCAATGGCCGCCGGAGGTGACCTGGGAATACACGGAACGAAGGTTCAGCGCCGGCAAAGTGCCACTCGACCTCAACTTCTCCCAAGGGCGGCTTGTCCGCGTCCACGTTTGGTTGAAGACGTTTTGGTTCCACCAGGAGGGCTACACGATCATGAGCCTACGCGAGGACGGTTGGCGCAGCGGCGACCTGTTCGAGCAATATGTGTGTCGGGACGGCCGCCGGGTTGGTCGGCCGTATGTGCGACAAGGGCTAGCAGGCGCTTGCTTACTGGTTCCGATCGCGTTGATCCTACGCCGCCGCAGGCAAGCGGCGGCCGAGCACGTAAGAGGCCTCTGACGCTTGGTTGCGATTGGTCTCCACGGACCGAACATCACTGCTCCAAGCCTTCCGCGCCACGGACGGACTGCCCGTCGTGGCCGTGCCTGCTTCGGGGCGACCCGCCCACGAAGCGGTGCGATGGCCAGTGTGGGAAGCCGTGAACGCATCGGCGGAACTTCTGGTGCCGTCGCTATGGAGTACTCGCTCGACGAGCTGCGCACGAACAACGCATGTCGCAGTGTCCGGAACCTAGTGAAGGAAGCCACGCTGAGCGATGCATGAGGCGCGCGCGAGGGCAGGCAATCCTGTCAAAGGCTTGGAGCAAGTGCTGAAGTGGAGATGCACTCCAGGGGTCGCGACGCTCGTTGCAGTCGTGTGCGTCGGCGCAGGCTGCAGCGAGCGGCTTGTCCGGAACTATTCGTGCGAGCAGCTACGCCAGATCCATGTGGGCGACGCGCCGGAAGAGGTCCTGGTACATCTAGGTCAGCCGACTGCTAAACAAGAAGACTATTTTGACAATCCTGACGGTTCCGTGCGCAAGGGAAAGGCCTGGTACTACCACGTCACGAACGATGCGGTGTTCGTGGCGTATCGCGACTCGCTCCGCGTAGATTTCGTAGACTCCAAAGTCAGGGCGGTCGTAGCTCACCGCCGCGTGGCGCCGAACGTCTTCGGCAGCCAAGGGGCGGCATCGTTGCTGCGGGTGTCTGCCGCGCCGAAAGGCGGAGGAGAGTTGCGGCGAGAAGGCGAGCTGTTTACCGTGGTGTTTCCGTGTCGCAAGGCATCCTGACAAAGAGAATCGGTGCACGAGCCTGTAGTGGGGGCCGGTCGTCGAACCCTCCACCCTTGGACGAGTGCCTCGCCGCGGTCCCAGGGGCTCTTTACGCTGCGGCCGGATGGGCAAGTGGAGCCGTTCCCGCGGCCACAGTATCCCGCGCCCAGTCAGCGAACGACCCTGACACTCGCAACGATCGATCACATCGCGATGGCTCTGGGCTAGCGACCGTTCGACGTCACTGAGCGCTGAGCGGAGGCCTCGGAACTCACGTTGTCCTGTTGAGGCTCACACCGGGCGCAATCCGTCACCGTCGCGGCGGCAGCAGGTGAGGAGGGCAAGGTGGACGAGGAAGAGGTGTGTGTGAGCGCGGAGACTGCGAAAGGTCCTGGACTCAGGAATCGTGGGGACCTCGCGGCTCGTGCTCCGTACGCCAGTCGTCGCCGCGCGGTGTCTATCCATGTTGTGCCCCGCTGGGTGGCTGCCGCTCTCGTGCTGCTGATCGCGTGCGGACCAGCCTGTGCTCGGCGTTCGCCGCGCGTACGGCCCGAGCGAGCGCCGCTTACTCAACCGATCGAACTCGTCGCCGGCGCCGAGTGGGCACCCATCATCGACGCGTGCGGCGGAATGGGCACCCGGATATTGGAAGGGCGCTTCGACGGCGATCGGCTGCAGGTGATCGACCGTTCGGATCGCCGCGACGTCTCCGTGCCGCCTGATGCCGTCCGTGCCGTCGTCAAGGACGAACGGCCGGAGCGAGTGCATTGGGTGCCGCGGGCCGAAGGCCGCGGCTACCTCGTGCTCGTCAGTCACGGCGACTTCGGGGACTGGCTGCACCTCGTCGCCACCGATGGTCGGGTGGAGGACACGCGACAGAACCTGCATGCCTCGTATCTGGCGTCGCCGGAGACGGGGCGTCTCGGTTCGTGCTGCTCCTTGGCGTCAGGAACGACGACGCGCAGTTGACGCTCGTGCAGGAACACCCGATCGGACAGCTGCGCGTCTCCGCCACGGTGGCGCTCGCTGGCTGGCCCATGGCCCTGACCCCAAGTCGCGGTGCCCCCGGCGTGTGGGTCCTGACAGCGAGCGGCGTGTTCCTGATGGAAGCGAATGGCGAGGTCACAATCGCGCATCTCTTTGACCATCGCCTGTGGGGTCCGACCACGCTGACCTCGAACGCCGACGGTACGCGCCTGGCCGTCGGTACTCCGTTTCGGCTGATCACGTTGCGCGTGGAGAGCGGTCGCATTCAGGGTGAAGCATGGTGGCATCCTGCGAGTTGCCGCGTGCTGGACGACGCCTGCCGGTGCCACCGGTGAATGCTACGTGCCGAACAGCCGCCAGGGGCGCCGAACTTCGCTCTGCAGATTCCTGCGATGCAGAGGGGGTTGCCGCGCTGGTCGGCGTTGGTCGCAGCAGCCGCAGCCAGCGGTGTCAAGCGGTACTTCCAGTCGAGAAGTCGACCATGGCGAAAGAACGCACTCAGGTGTCCTCAATGTCCGCGTGCTTCGCGCTGATGCTCCTGGCATTGCTTCAGGCGTGCGGCACCCAGGACCAGAGCGGGTCTAGTAGCGTTCCACGTTATGTGCCGGGCACTGAGCCAATAGCAGAAGTGGCACGACAGGCTCGTGAGCGGGGCGAATTAGACATTGCAAAGGAGATCGTGTTCGAGACGACCATGAGCCCTCAGATGGCCGCAACGGTCACCGTCGCCGTGGTGACCGGTGTCAACGCGACGCCAGTGTCGACGTTGGAACAACGGACGATTGGTACATGGTACGAGGTCGGTGTCGACCGTGTGCTGCGTCGGGGCGGGTCCGAGGATGTTGGGGTATGTCAGGAACTGCGCGTACCCGAGGGCATTCGAGCCGGGCAGGACAGGTGGGCGCTGTGGCTGCCGGGTGGAACCATCGTTGTTGACGGCGTCCGCATCGCGCATCGGTTCGCAGGCGAGCAGGGGCACCTTCAGCCAGGGCAGAAGTACCTGGTGTTGGGGCGCGACTGCGGCAGCACGTTCGAACCGTTGTATGGCCGCGAAGGCGTGTACCACGTCGATGGCGACATGCGCCTTCGGAGATTCCGCATCACCGAAACGACCTTGACCGAATTCATCGAGGCGCTTGGCAACGTTGACGGCGTCCACCGGTGGCTCGAGCATCGCGCGCGCCTCCGGTAACAGCTGATCGAAGACGAAGGCCACGAAGGTTGGCGTGTCGTCTGCAGGGTCCGGTGTGACGACGTTCATCTTGGGCGCGCGTCCCTCGGCCGTCGCTGCGCCATGCGCCGTGCTGGACGGCGGCGGCTGGCAGCGAGTGACTGGCCTCCCGGTCCGAAAGCCGCCATGATCGTTTGCCGCGATCCGTCCTCACTGAGTTCGAAGCTGTCGGTGTCAGGGAGCGCATCGGCACGCCCTTGCCGTCTCAGACGACGACGTCGACGAGAATCGTCGTCGTGGCAGTCCGCAGCGCGGGTTGCTAAGCGCGGACGCCAGTTCGGGAGGCCGATGCACAGGCAAACGACGAGGAGCGCACGTGTCGCCGCGTCATCCTCCTCAGGGGCTTGGGCGTCGTTCGCACAGCGCCGGACCTATTGCTGAGGTCTCGTCGTGGGCGAGGGGGCTCCCGCCGCGGACAGGGCGGCCTTGCAGTGACAAGGCGAATGCATTACCTTGAATAGGTCGTCTAGGAGGTCCAATGGCACCCATCATCGAGGCCGAGTCGACGTTGACCGACCGGTACCAGACCACGGTCCCTGAACCCGTGCGGCGCGCGCTCAAGCTCAGCAAGCGCGATCGCCTGCACTACACGGTGCGGTCGACGGGCGAGGTCGTCCTGGCGCGTGCTGGCACCCCCGAGGACGCTGACCCGGCGCTGGCGCCCTTTCTGGAGTTGTTGGCGCGCGACCTTGCGGCGCACCCAGAACGCGTCCAGGGGCTGGACGCGGCATTCGTGCATCGCCTCAAGGGCCTCGTGGCCGACGTTGACGTCGATCTCGACGCACCGCTGCCCGATGCGGAGGCGTGAGTGCCGCGGCCGTGCCGACCGTGGTCAACGGCTGGACGCTGTTTGCACACCCGCTCTTCCTGAGCCAGGTCGACGCACTGGCCACGGAGGTGGAGGAGCTGCAGCGCAAGGATCCGGACGGGTTCGGCCGGCGGAACGCGACGAAACGCCTGGCCGCGATTACGCGCCTTGCCTTCGAGGTGATCCCAGCGGACCCCTCGCGTCCAGAGTACCGGCAAGGGCACACGCTTGGCATTGCACATGCGCACTGGTGCCGCGCGAAGTTCTTCCAGCAGTACCGTCTGTTCTTTCGCTATCACGCGCCGAGTCGCGTGATCGTGTTTGCCTGGGTCAATGACGAAGACTCGCGGCGTGCGTACGAGAGTCAGCACGACGCCTATCGCACCTTCCGGAAAATGCTCGACCGAGGCCACCCACCCGACGACTGGGACGCACTGCTGGCCGAGTCGCGTGCCTTCAAGACGCCGCGCGGGAGATAAGGCACACACCATCAGGGCGCACGATGTCGAGTCTCAAGGACGCCATCGATCCGCGCAGTAAGGGTATGTCCATCGCCTCGGCATCTCGTCCTGCACACCGGAGGGCTTTGATCCAGTTTC includes:
- a CDS encoding type II toxin-antitoxin system PrlF family antitoxin; its protein translation is MAPIIEAESTLTDRYQTTVPEPVRRALKLSKRDRLHYTVRSTGEVVLARAGTPEDADPALAPFLELLARDLAAHPERVQGLDAAFVHRLKGLVADVDVDLDAPLPDAEA
- a CDS encoding type II toxin-antitoxin system YhaV family toxin — translated: MSAAAVPTVVNGWTLFAHPLFLSQVDALATEVEELQRKDPDGFGRRNATKRLAAITRLAFEVIPADPSRPEYRQGHTLGIAHAHWCRAKFFQQYRLFFRYHAPSRVIVFAWVNDEDSRRAYESQHDAYRTFRKMLDRGHPPDDWDALLAESRAFKTPRGR